The DNA segment GATAGACGAGATTGAAAGAAAAATCATCCAGGTACAAATAGAAATTGAGGCATTAAAAAAGGAAAAAGATGAGGCATCAAAGGAAAGGAGGAAGAAACTCGAAGAAGATCTGAATGAATTAAGAACAGAGGTTGGTAAAAAAAGAAAGCACTGGGAAAAAGAAAAGACCCTGATTATGGCCATAGGCGAGATAAAGGAAAAGATCGACAAGGCAAAGACTGAAGCCGAAGAGGCAGAGCGGAGGGGCGATTTCGGCAGGGTTGCCGAAATCAGGTACGGTACAATCACCGCTTTGGATGAAGAACAGAAAAAGAAAAACCAGGAACTTGCAGAGTTTCAAAAGGGCTTAAAGATGCTGAAGGAAGAGGTCGACGAGGAAGACATTGCAAGAGTTGTCTCCAAATGGACAGGTATACCTGTTTCAAAAATGCTTGAAGGCGATATGGAAAAGCTTGTCAATATGGAAGACAGGATACACAAGAGGGTTATTGGTCAGGAAGAGGCCGTCGAAGCGGTATCCAGTACAATAAGAAGAGCACGTGCCGGTCTCCAGGACCCGAACAGACCACTTGGCTCCTTTCTATTTCTGGGACCCACCGGCGTCGGCAAAACAGAGCTTGCAAAGGCGCTTGCAGAGTTCTTATTCGACGATGAACAGGCGATTGTAAGAATCGATATGAGCGAATTTATGGAAAAACACTCCGTATCACGGCTTATCGGGGCACCTCCCGGATACGTAGGGTATGAGGAAGGCGGCTATCTTACCGAAGCTGTGAGGAGAAGACCTTACTCTATTATTCTCATGGACGAAGTGGAAAAAGCACATCCTGAAGTATTCAATGTGCTTTTGCAGGTACTCGATGACGGAAGGCTCACTGATGGGCAGGGCAGAACAGTGGATTTCAAAAATACTGTGATAATAATGACATCCAACATCGGGAGTCAGTTTATATCCGATTTCGGCGGCAAGGATTATGAGGAGATGAGAAAAGGGGTATCCGAGGCAGTAAAACTCCACTTCAAACCCGAATTCATCAACAGAATTGATGAGATTATTATATTCAGATCACTTTCAGAAAATGACATAAAACATATTGCCGACTTGCAGCTTTCATTGTTGTCAAAGAGGGTTGAAGATAGAAAGATTGAGCTTGTTTTTACCGACAAGCTTAAAAACATGATTGCAAAAGAAGGATACGACCCCATTTATGGTGCAAGACCTTTAAAACGGCTCATTCAGAAGAAACTGCAGGATGCCCTTGCTATGATGGTTTTAAAAGGCGAGATAAAAGAAGGCGATAAGGTGACTGTGGATGTGAACACAAAAGGAGAAGTAGTATTCAAGCGTTAACAACAAAACCGGGGCATAGATCATTCATGCCCCGGTTTTTTGATCGGCAAGTTTCCCTTGACAACAACA comes from the Pseudomonadota bacterium genome and includes:
- the clpB gene encoding ATP-dependent chaperone ClpB; this encodes MNFDKLTIKAQEAVADAQKRAEKNRNQMIENEHLLYSLVSQKEGVVKPILDKLGANTSYIINDLEKALKKFPHIEGAVQVYISPHLKQSIDTAFDEAERLKDDYVSVEHLLIGITEVHEGAASDILKSYGVTKDKIYSVLKDIRGSQRVTDQSPEEKYQALQRYCRDLTEEARKGKLDPVIGRDEEVRRVMQVLSRRTKNNPVIIGEPGVGKTAIVEGLAQRIVSGDIPETLKNKKVLSLDLGAMLAGAKFRGEFEDRLKAVLKEIDEAAGTIILFIDELHTIVGAGNAQGAIDASNMLKPALARGELRCIGATTIDEYRKYIEKDAALERRFQPVLVGEPSVEETIAILRGLKEKYELHHGVRIKDSALIAAATLSHRYITDRFLPDKAIDLIDESSSRLRMEIDSVPTEIDEIERKIIQVQIEIEALKKEKDEASKERRKKLEEDLNELRTEVGKKRKHWEKEKTLIMAIGEIKEKIDKAKTEAEEAERRGDFGRVAEIRYGTITALDEEQKKKNQELAEFQKGLKMLKEEVDEEDIARVVSKWTGIPVSKMLEGDMEKLVNMEDRIHKRVIGQEEAVEAVSSTIRRARAGLQDPNRPLGSFLFLGPTGVGKTELAKALAEFLFDDEQAIVRIDMSEFMEKHSVSRLIGAPPGYVGYEEGGYLTEAVRRRPYSIILMDEVEKAHPEVFNVLLQVLDDGRLTDGQGRTVDFKNTVIIMTSNIGSQFISDFGGKDYEEMRKGVSEAVKLHFKPEFINRIDEIIIFRSLSENDIKHIADLQLSLLSKRVEDRKIELVFTDKLKNMIAKEGYDPIYGARPLKRLIQKKLQDALAMMVLKGEIKEGDKVTVDVNTKGEVVFKR